The Malus domestica chromosome 10, GDT2T_hap1 genome contains a region encoding:
- the LOC103435144 gene encoding LOB domain-containing protein 36-like — protein MSSNTHSPCAACKFQRRKCTQECVFAPYFPPDQPQKFANVHTVYGASNVGKILNELNVAYREDAVTSLAYEAEARLRDPVYGCVGFISFLQNRLKQVQTDLYNAKKDLYAYVGPQALMIPLLGATTGPPPQQGCRGGQLLIRDQHQQQLFEAHQQELVRFNINGMDAAASLVNGNGFSQIPAAAASTGVVSGSLGLGGAFDNNHYNQIQQEAAAHHQNSLDHQLQARLMLQPHPAQESQQKSEGEES, from the coding sequence atgTCGTCAAACACTCATTCACCGTGCGCTGCGTGCAAGTTTCAACGGCGAAAATGCACGCAAGAATGCGTGTTCGCCCCCTATTTCCCACCAGACCAACCTCAAAAATTCGCAAACGTTCACACGGTTTACGGTGCGAGCAACGTCGGCAAGATCCTGAACGAACTCAATGTTGCATACCGTGAAGATGCGGTGACGTCATTGGCCTATGAGGCAGAGGCTCGTCTTCGGGACCCGGTGTATGGTTGTGTTGGTTTCATCTCATTTCTCCAGAACAGGCTTAAGCAAGTCCAGACTGATCTCTACAATGCCAAGAAAGATCTGTATGCCTATGTTGGCCCTCAGGCATTGATGATCCCTCTGTTGGGGGCTACCACTGGCCCTCCGCCCCAGCAGGGCTGCAGGGGAGGCCAGCTTTTGATTCGCGACCAACATCAGCAGCAATTGTTCGAGGCTCATCAGCAAGAGCTTGTCAGGTTCAATATCAATGGGATGGACGCCGCAGCGAGTTTGGTTAATGGAAATGGGTTTAGTCAGATTCCCGCAGCTGCTGCTAGTACCGGTGTGGTGTCTGGTTCATTGGGTTTGGGTGGAGCTTTTGATAATAACCATTATAACCAGATCCAACAAGAAGCAGCTGCACATCACCAGAATTCCCTAGACCATCAGCTTCAGGCTCGGCTGATGCTCCAACCACACCCGGCCCAGGAATCACAGCAGAAATCAGAAGGCGAGGAGAGTTGA
- the LOC103452791 gene encoding uncharacterized protein, producing the protein MPPPASPSMPPEMVVHNSFLGFLVWQSIPSIVIFFLFKTLSSAVPSASPSATKPPLTFPFAPSIFALFTFLTFHLSQVLFSFSLSLVSSPHPHRPASLLQLVLGLVRFLSIPGVPDSSETPDSRARAKLSVGLLMFLGAAAVSGFVAVASVCGGFGDGLSAIGRVGFRGLVMGLLYGLYYVYNRRWVLEFPIIQRPPFFSFKMGLPSAITRSLKLSFVAYLFSAALLVFLPHHNQNQATTGKFIAEQIRLYTGSFLVLLCWELSHHLHRVLHTKRFVFAPPKGSAAAETNPSEILLAALEESSPSSLLQYLAYLDLCMVCENNVDAWRRAAFFEETGETYRRVISVCLRPLEQLASKMGEVLESSVENGSRISSQLLPPTDQRLDSKYSEPLDNFQLYAWCAWTAASLTACSHKEDRYGVAQITGSNAAVMSTLISCLLAVETYMGKKTTLLSANQFMGLTGFKLRNSSMANTSMSKKRASPLHSKAYAVADVLRNSIYQIVSAFHDQMAASSAKKGILEKDWIVRGKPPFGPRELLVQKLLQFLDFRAS; encoded by the exons ATGCCGCCTCCAGCTTCACCGTCTATGCCGCCGGAGATGGTGGTCCACAACAGCTTCTTAGGGTTCCTCGTATGGCAGTCCATCCCCTCCATCGTCATCTTCTTCCTgttcaaaaccctctcatcagCCGTCCCCTCCGCTTCTCCCTCGGCCACCAAACCCCCACTCACATTCCCGTTCGCCCCATCGATATTCGCCCTTTTTACGTTTTTGACCTTCCACCTTTCCCAGGTCCTCTTCTCGTTCTCGCTCTCCCTCGTCTCCTCGCCCCACCCCCACCGCCCTGCTTCTCTTCTCCAGCTCGTTCTTGGGCTCGTTCGATTCCTTTCCATTCCGGGCGTCCCTGATTCGTCAGAGACCCCGGATTCCCGGGCCCGGGCTAAGCTTTCGGTGGGTTTGCTGATGTTTTTGGGCGCCGCGGCGGTGTCAGGTTTTGTTGCGGTGGCTTCGGTGTGTGGGGGGTTTGGCGATGGGCTTTCGGCGATTGGGAGAGTGGGGTTTAGGGGTTTAGTGATGGGGTTGCTTTATGGGCTGTATTATGTGTATAATCGCAGGTGGGTCTTGGAGTTTCCCATTATTCAG CGTCCTCCTTTTTTCAGCTTCAAAATGGGGCTTCCTTCGGCTATCACACGATCCTTGAAGCTTTCCTTTGTGGCGTACCTTTTTTCAGCTGCTCTGCTGGTGTTTCTGCCACACCACAATCAGAACCAGGCTACAACTGGAAAGTTTATTGCTGAGCAGATCAGACTCTACACTGGGAGTTTCTTAGTGTTACTATGCTGGGAACTAAGTCACCATTTACATCGG GTGCTTCATACAAAGAGATTCGTATTTGCACCACCTAAAGGATCAGCGGCAGCAGAAACAAATCCAAGTGAGATTCTCCTTGCAGCTCTGGAGGAGAGCAGTCCTAGTTCTCTTCTTCAGTATCTTGCCTATCTTGATCTCTGTATGGTTTGCGAGAATAATGTGGATGCTTGGAGAAGAGCTGCATTTTTTGAGGAAACTGGTGAAACTTACAGAAGAGTTATATCTGTATGCTTGCGGCCTCTGGAGCAGCTTGCATCCAAGATGGGTGAAGTCTTGGAAAGTTCCGTTGAAAACGGCTCCCGAATATCCAGTCAGTTACTGCCCCCAACCGACCAGCGACTAGACTCAAAATACTCTGAGCCTTTGGATAACTTCCAG TTGTATGCATGGTGTGCATGGACAGCTGCCTCGCTAACTGCATGCTCACACAAAGAGGACAGATACGGGGTTGCCCAGATCACTGGTAGTAACGCTGCTGTGATGTCAACGCTGATTTCTTGCCTTCTTGCTGTTGAAACATACATGGGGAAGAAGACCACTTTGCTGTCTGCTAATCAGTTCATGGGGTTAACCGGTTTTAAATTGAGAAACTCAAGCATGGCCAATACTAGCATGAGTAAAAAGAGAGCCAGCCCGCTTCATTCAAAAGCATATGCTGTTGCTGATGTACTGAGGAACTCAATCTACCAAATTGTGTCTGCTTTCCATGATCAGATGGCAGCAAGCAGTGCTAAAAAGGGCATTCTTGAGAAGGATTGGATCGTTAGGGGCAAGCCTCCTTTCGGACCACGCGAACTTCTCGTGCAGAAACTGCTTCAATTCCTCGACTTTAGAGCTAGCTAA